Proteins from a single region of Lelliottia sp. JS-SCA-14:
- a CDS encoding DUF2569 domain-containing protein, translating into MHCIECQQQEANKGSGLCDPCERVFLKQINGFLYLPAAGLTINLGLLLLGVLGIIASMIGVWPYANRINWFDVGYMALTILHFVITVCASWCFFKKKKHTRILMIAYYLAGMISVLYYYGIPVCFYDAKMDSKDISFATTSVIAAVIWIPYFLKSERINEVFCR; encoded by the coding sequence ATGCATTGCATTGAATGTCAGCAGCAGGAAGCCAATAAAGGGTCAGGGCTTTGCGACCCGTGTGAACGTGTTTTTTTGAAGCAAATTAATGGATTTCTGTATCTTCCCGCTGCGGGATTAACGATTAACCTCGGCCTGTTACTCTTAGGCGTGCTAGGGATTATCGCGTCGATGATCGGTGTCTGGCCCTATGCCAACAGGATAAACTGGTTTGATGTTGGCTATATGGCCTTGACGATACTTCACTTCGTGATAACCGTATGTGCAAGCTGGTGCTTTTTTAAAAAGAAAAAACATACTCGCATCTTGATGATTGCTTATTATCTGGCCGGAATGATATCTGTTCTCTATTATTATGGTATTCCAGTCTGTTTTTACGACGCAAAGATGGATAGCAAAGATATCTCTTTTGCAACGACATCTGTAATAGCGGCAGTCATCTGGATACCTTATTTCCTGAAATCAGAACGCATTAACGAGGTATTCTGTCGCTAG
- a CDS encoding ROK family protein yields the protein MQESGLNNQRVRQLNRQTLLKLVWKHKQLSKSRFAQFTGLSIPAVSKILDELVEDGKLSHSSENLSSRGLNGGSYQIPPEGDYILCMNVTPTSIESQLCDAQLSALGEFERRAISAPTPQALLAAIEAIWQQQSRNWPRKTINLALGIHGQVDPVTGVSQTMPQAPWRGNVEIKYLLEEKLRVTVKLDNDCVMLALAEKWQNAQNREDFCVINVDYGIGSSFVINGQIYRGNLYGSGQIGHTIVNPDGAMCDCGRYGCLETVASLSALKKQARIWLKNHPASPQQDPETLSSQQLVNAWHAGDEHVMRWVEESAHAIGLSLYNFLNILNINQIWFYGRSCGFGESWLEAIKQRIGFNPFDHSDGLKRNATQINFGGLTRAQQVMGIGYLYAEAALENEG from the coding sequence ATGCAGGAGTCAGGTCTGAACAATCAGCGGGTGCGACAGCTCAATCGCCAGACCCTGCTGAAACTGGTGTGGAAACACAAGCAGCTGAGTAAATCGCGCTTCGCGCAATTTACCGGTCTGTCGATTCCTGCGGTCAGCAAAATTCTCGACGAGCTGGTGGAGGACGGGAAACTGAGCCACTCCAGCGAAAATTTAAGCAGCAGAGGATTGAACGGCGGCAGTTATCAAATCCCGCCGGAGGGCGATTACATTCTTTGCATGAATGTGACCCCTACCAGCATCGAAAGCCAGCTTTGCGATGCGCAGCTGTCGGCGCTGGGGGAGTTTGAGCGCCGCGCCATCTCCGCCCCCACGCCGCAGGCCCTGCTGGCGGCAATTGAAGCCATCTGGCAGCAGCAGTCCAGAAACTGGCCGCGAAAAACCATCAATCTGGCGCTGGGCATTCACGGCCAGGTCGACCCGGTGACCGGGGTGTCACAAACCATGCCGCAAGCGCCGTGGCGCGGGAACGTAGAGATTAAATATCTGCTGGAAGAGAAGCTGCGCGTGACGGTGAAACTGGATAACGACTGCGTGATGCTGGCCCTGGCGGAGAAGTGGCAAAACGCCCAGAACCGCGAGGATTTTTGCGTGATTAACGTCGACTACGGCATCGGCTCGTCGTTTGTGATCAACGGACAGATCTATCGCGGGAATCTGTACGGCAGCGGGCAGATCGGGCACACCATCGTCAACCCGGATGGGGCGATGTGCGACTGTGGCCGCTATGGTTGTCTGGAGACGGTGGCCTCGCTTTCCGCCCTGAAAAAGCAGGCGCGGATCTGGCTCAAAAACCACCCTGCCTCCCCTCAGCAGGATCCTGAAACCCTGAGTTCACAGCAGCTGGTGAACGCCTGGCATGCGGGGGACGAACACGTGATGCGCTGGGTGGAGGAGTCGGCCCATGCGATTGGCCTTAGCCTGTATAACTTCCTCAATATTCTGAACATTAATCAAATCTGGTTTTATGGCCGCAGTTGCGGATTTGGCGAGAGCTGGCTTGAGGCAATTAAACAGCGCATCGGTTTTAATCCCTTTGATCACAGCGACGGCTTAAAACGCAATGCCACCCAGATTAACTTCGGCGGTTTAACCCGCGCCCAGCAGGTGATGGGCATTGGTTATTTATATGCCGAAGCCGCACTGGAAAATGAAGGCTAA
- a CDS encoding DUF5107 domain-containing protein, whose product MYGVVKVWQETLSLPTWTTGSEDTNPMFLEKRVYQGSSGAVYPYGVTDTLTGKREMREYQAVWMENDFIRIMLLPELGGRIHRAYDKVKARDFVYYNEVVKPALVGLLGPWISGGIEFNWPQHHRPTTFMPVDVTIQPADNGAQTVWMGEAEPMRGLQVMTGFTLYPDRALIEITGKVFNPNATPRHFLWWANPAVKGGDDHQSVFPPDVTAVFDHGKRDVSAFPIAHGTYYKVDYSAGVDISRYKNVPVPTSYMAEKSDYDFVGAYHHGERGGLLHVADHHVSPGKKQWTWGYEEFGRAWDRHLTDENGPYIELMTGVFTDNQPDFTWLAPYEEKVFVQNFLPYSDLGMVQNANTQLALKLERHAPQIELGIYAIAPLEDVSLELSVEGHTLWETRLSLMPGESHQQTLAGHDARLTLTVKDASGQTLLSYQEHIPEEIPLPAPATAPALPENIVNGDELYFIGQHLEQYNHASRYAEDYYRRALELDAHDYRNNVALGTLALNRADWALAQQCAEAALVRAHRLNKNPRDGEASQLLATALERQGDNDKAWDHYYKASWSGNCRDAAFWSLARLAMKRGDYPDALEKVEVSLGINASNNLAMGLKALALAKLGREEDALAFIDAGLHTHPLSYALHYARWAIGQDDVAREKLRQVTGCRGANACVLAGWLTSMGMSDAAREVLDLLDSQETLPLLWRAALSDTLETRTRYLAAARRCEPNRVRFPNALDEVQMLQTLQDDPFARYQLGCFWYSKRRYDEAVACWQFTLQHEPQFAPAQRLLGIYAWNKQHDLALAQQYLQRAVELEPENPRFLFELDYLNKLTGQPVEKRLAMLTARQSVALKRDDLTAELLSLWNGTGRYAEAANVLKTREFHPWEGGEGKVTGQYLLNQQHRALQHIASGNFAEAINLLQAALRYPHNLGEGRLPGQTDNDIGYLLGYCHARLDSQAEAQRCFTRAAQGGSSLDAGRYYNDQPADYLFWQGMAMRALGDSAAAERHFNGFLAWAKAHHDEVPEADFFAVSLPDLVVLDAPAGLQHQQHCLFIEALGHAGLGDFTASQRCLDTLLTLNPAHDKAHFVQHAQAAGIFH is encoded by the coding sequence ATGTACGGAGTTGTTAAAGTCTGGCAAGAAACTCTCTCTCTCCCCACCTGGACCACAGGCAGCGAAGACACCAACCCGATGTTCCTTGAGAAGCGGGTCTATCAGGGTTCGTCCGGCGCGGTCTATCCCTATGGCGTCACCGACACCCTGACGGGTAAACGCGAAATGCGCGAGTACCAGGCGGTGTGGATGGAGAACGACTTTATCCGCATTATGCTGCTGCCGGAGCTGGGCGGACGAATTCACCGTGCTTATGACAAAGTCAAAGCGCGCGATTTTGTCTATTACAACGAAGTGGTGAAACCCGCGCTGGTGGGCCTGCTCGGGCCGTGGATCTCCGGCGGGATCGAATTCAACTGGCCGCAGCACCATCGCCCGACCACCTTTATGCCCGTCGATGTCACCATCCAGCCTGCCGACAACGGCGCGCAAACCGTCTGGATGGGCGAGGCCGAACCGATGCGCGGCCTGCAGGTGATGACCGGTTTTACCCTCTATCCGGATCGCGCCCTGATTGAAATCACCGGCAAAGTGTTCAACCCCAACGCCACGCCGCGCCACTTCCTGTGGTGGGCCAACCCGGCGGTGAAGGGCGGGGACGACCACCAAAGCGTCTTCCCGCCGGATGTGACGGCGGTCTTCGATCACGGTAAACGCGACGTCTCTGCCTTCCCGATTGCTCATGGAACCTACTACAAAGTCGACTACTCGGCGGGCGTGGATATCTCGCGCTACAAAAACGTGCCGGTGCCGACCTCCTACATGGCCGAAAAATCTGACTACGATTTCGTCGGGGCGTACCACCACGGCGAGCGCGGCGGCCTGCTGCACGTCGCCGATCACCACGTGTCACCGGGCAAAAAGCAGTGGACCTGGGGCTATGAAGAGTTTGGCCGCGCCTGGGATCGCCATCTGACGGATGAAAACGGCCCCTACATCGAGCTGATGACCGGCGTCTTCACGGATAACCAGCCGGATTTCACCTGGCTTGCGCCGTATGAAGAGAAAGTGTTCGTACAGAATTTCCTGCCCTACAGCGATCTGGGCATGGTGCAGAATGCCAATACCCAGCTGGCGTTGAAACTGGAGCGCCACGCGCCGCAAATCGAGCTGGGGATTTATGCCATCGCGCCGCTGGAGGACGTCAGTCTCGAACTGAGCGTCGAGGGTCACACCCTCTGGGAAACGCGCCTCAGCCTGATGCCGGGCGAGAGCCACCAGCAGACGCTGGCAGGCCACGACGCGCGTTTAACCCTGACGGTGAAAGACGCCTCAGGCCAGACGCTGCTGAGCTATCAGGAGCACATTCCGGAGGAGATACCGCTGCCCGCACCGGCCACCGCACCGGCGCTCCCGGAAAACATCGTCAACGGCGATGAACTCTATTTCATCGGCCAGCATCTGGAGCAGTACAACCACGCCAGCCGTTACGCGGAGGATTACTACCGCCGCGCGCTGGAACTCGATGCGCATGACTATCGCAACAACGTCGCCCTCGGCACGCTGGCGCTCAACCGCGCCGACTGGGCGCTGGCGCAGCAGTGTGCCGAGGCGGCGCTGGTTCGCGCGCATCGCCTGAATAAAAACCCGCGCGATGGCGAGGCCAGCCAGCTGCTGGCGACGGCACTGGAGCGTCAGGGCGATAACGACAAGGCCTGGGATCACTACTACAAAGCCTCGTGGAGCGGCAACTGTCGCGACGCGGCGTTCTGGTCCCTGGCGCGTCTGGCGATGAAACGCGGTGACTACCCCGACGCGCTGGAAAAAGTCGAGGTCAGTCTCGGGATCAATGCCAGCAATAACCTGGCGATGGGGCTGAAGGCGCTGGCGCTGGCAAAACTCGGGCGCGAAGAGGACGCGCTGGCGTTTATCGATGCCGGTCTGCACACCCATCCTCTCAGCTACGCCCTGCACTATGCGCGCTGGGCGATCGGTCAGGATGACGTCGCGCGGGAAAAACTGCGTCAGGTGACAGGCTGTCGCGGAGCCAACGCCTGCGTGCTGGCGGGCTGGTTAACGTCGATGGGGATGAGCGATGCGGCGCGCGAGGTGCTGGATCTGCTCGACAGCCAGGAGACGCTCCCGCTGCTATGGCGCGCCGCGCTGAGCGACACTCTCGAGACGCGCACCCGTTACCTCGCCGCTGCGCGGCGCTGCGAGCCCAATCGCGTGCGTTTCCCGAACGCCCTCGACGAAGTGCAAATGCTGCAAACCCTGCAGGACGATCCGTTTGCCCGCTATCAGCTGGGCTGTTTCTGGTACAGCAAACGTCGCTATGACGAGGCGGTGGCCTGCTGGCAATTCACTCTGCAACATGAGCCGCAGTTCGCGCCAGCCCAGCGTCTGCTCGGCATTTACGCCTGGAACAAACAGCACGATCTGGCGCTGGCGCAGCAATATCTGCAGCGCGCCGTCGAGCTGGAGCCGGAGAATCCGCGCTTCCTGTTTGAACTCGACTACCTCAACAAACTCACCGGGCAGCCGGTAGAAAAACGCCTCGCCATGCTGACTGCGCGTCAAAGCGTGGCGCTAAAACGCGACGACCTGACGGCGGAACTGCTGAGTCTGTGGAACGGGACCGGGCGCTATGCCGAGGCGGCAAATGTCCTCAAAACCCGTGAGTTCCACCCGTGGGAGGGCGGGGAGGGCAAAGTCACCGGCCAGTATCTGCTCAACCAGCAGCATCGCGCTTTGCAGCATATTGCCAGCGGGAATTTTGCTGAGGCGATAAACCTGCTGCAGGCCGCGCTCCGCTATCCACATAACCTCGGGGAAGGGCGTCTGCCGGGGCAAACGGATAACGATATCGGGTATCTGCTCGGATACTGCCACGCGCGGCTCGACAGCCAGGCCGAGGCGCAGCGCTGTTTCACCCGCGCGGCGCAGGGCGGATCGTCGCTCGATGCCGGGCGCTACTACAACGACCAGCCTGCGGATTATCTCTTCTGGCAGGGAATGGCGATGCGCGCCCTGGGCGACAGCGCCGCAGCGGAGCGCCACTTCAACGGGTTCCTGGCCTGGGCGAAAGCGCATCACGACGAGGTGCCTGAGGCCGATTTCTTTGCCGTGTCGCTGCCGGATCTGGTGGTGCTCGACGCGCCCGCCGGGCTACAGCATCAGCAGCACTGCCTGTTTATCGAGGCGCTCGGCCACGCGGGACTGGGGGATTTCACCGCCAGCCAGCGGTGCCTCGATACCCTGTTAACCCTGAATCCGGCGCATGACAAAGCGCATTTCGTTCAGCACGCGCAGGCGGCTGGCATTTTTCACTAA
- a CDS encoding DoxX family protein: MNTLRYFDFGQSRSLVLLIARIAVVVLFIIFGIPKMTGFDGTVQYMTSLGAPMPMLAAIIAVIMEVPAAILIVLGFFTRPLAVLFVFYTLGTAVIGHHYWDMSGDAVMPNMINFYKNVSIAGAFLLLAVTGPGAISIDRR, from the coding sequence ATGAACACTCTACGCTATTTCGATTTCGGTCAGTCCCGCTCGCTGGTTCTGCTGATTGCACGTATTGCGGTCGTTGTGTTGTTTATTATTTTTGGTATTCCGAAAATGACCGGGTTTGATGGAACGGTGCAATATATGACGTCCCTCGGCGCACCGATGCCGATGCTGGCGGCGATTATTGCGGTGATCATGGAAGTGCCCGCCGCAATTTTGATTGTGCTCGGGTTCTTTACCCGACCGCTGGCGGTGTTATTCGTCTTCTATACGCTGGGGACGGCGGTGATTGGTCACCATTACTGGGATATGAGCGGCGATGCGGTGATGCCGAACATGATTAACTTCTACAAGAATGTGAGTATTGCCGGGGCGTTTCTGCTGCTGGCGGTGACCGGGCCGGGGGCGATATCGATTGACCGTCGTTAA
- a CDS encoding ChiQ/YbfN family lipoprotein, protein MKISGIVMSILLLAGCQTPPSERTPETISPTDYQACIQAAKSGNGAESEAKCERVMEDTR, encoded by the coding sequence ATGAAAATAAGTGGCATAGTGATGAGCATTTTACTGCTGGCAGGCTGCCAGACCCCACCGTCAGAACGGACCCCGGAGACCATTTCGCCGACGGATTATCAGGCCTGTATTCAGGCCGCCAAAAGCGGGAACGGCGCGGAAAGCGAGGCGAAGTGTGAGAGGGTGATGGAGGATACGCGCTAA
- a CDS encoding alpha-galactosidase: MIIWNPEKQFFHLQNSQTSYVIGIAHQRYLVHCYWGKRIADCSQPHDYPTLDRSSFSPTPAGWPDRTFSLDTVLQEYPGHGAGDYREPAFEVRYADGHQVSNLHYVSHRILPGKRALDGLPATWVSSPEEAETLMVTMADPVTHLQVELSYTIFRDLPVVTRHARITNPGDTPLRLLRALSCSLDFPDSQFEQIQFPGAWARERQLHRQPLNPGITVLDSKRGASSTHQQPFIGLVRPQTTEMQGEAWGLHLVYSGNFTARTEVDAYQQTRVQLGINPHGFGWELQPGDSFQTPEVVLAWSDAGLNGLSHALHTLYRDHLVRGPYRHQTRPVLANNWESTYFDFNEEKLLRFAHNAKALGVELLMLDDGWFGERNGDTSSLGDWFVNRQKFPNGLRPLIDQVHALEMKFGLWFEPEMVSRRSKLFAKHPDWILNAGDQPLSEGRNQYILDLGRPEVRDNILEQLSTFLASHPVDYIKWDMNRNMTEVGSSTARAAQQQETAHRYMLGLYALLEALTTRFPHILFECCAGGGGRFDPGMLFYMPQAWVSDNTDAASRVHIQYATSMLYPPVMQCAHVSEVPNHQMGRSTSMEMRGAVAMSGNYGLMLDLMHSNAERDAAVRQQIDFYKKHRELLQFGTFWRLISPWENPDFAAWMFVSPDRSEALLMAFSLVSRASAPLRKIRLAGLDPDAQYKLDDWLLGGDELMYRGIFVDPPLSRDYVSRIWHLRRQP, from the coding sequence ATGATTATCTGGAACCCTGAGAAACAGTTTTTCCACCTGCAGAACAGCCAGACAAGCTATGTGATCGGGATTGCGCATCAGCGTTACCTGGTTCACTGCTACTGGGGGAAACGTATTGCCGACTGTTCACAGCCCCATGATTACCCGACGCTCGACCGGTCATCGTTCTCCCCCACGCCGGCGGGCTGGCCGGACAGAACCTTTTCGCTGGATACGGTGTTGCAGGAGTATCCCGGGCACGGCGCGGGCGACTATCGCGAACCGGCCTTTGAAGTGCGCTATGCCGACGGGCATCAGGTGTCGAATCTGCACTACGTCTCGCATCGGATCCTGCCGGGCAAACGCGCGCTCGACGGACTGCCTGCGACATGGGTCAGTTCGCCGGAGGAAGCAGAAACGCTGATGGTCACGATGGCCGATCCCGTCACGCACCTGCAGGTCGAACTCAGCTACACAATTTTTCGCGATCTGCCGGTGGTGACGCGCCACGCGCGGATCACAAACCCTGGCGACACACCGCTGCGTCTGCTGCGCGCCCTGAGCTGTTCGCTGGATTTCCCCGACAGCCAGTTTGAGCAGATCCAGTTCCCCGGCGCGTGGGCGAGAGAGCGTCAGCTGCATCGTCAGCCGCTGAACCCCGGCATAACGGTGCTCGACAGCAAACGCGGGGCGAGCAGTACCCATCAGCAGCCGTTTATTGGCCTGGTTCGCCCGCAGACCACCGAAATGCAGGGCGAGGCGTGGGGGTTGCATCTGGTCTACAGCGGCAACTTTACCGCCCGTACGGAAGTGGATGCGTATCAACAGACCCGCGTTCAGCTCGGGATAAACCCCCATGGTTTTGGCTGGGAGCTGCAACCCGGTGACAGTTTCCAGACCCCGGAAGTGGTGCTGGCCTGGTCGGACGCGGGGCTGAACGGGCTTTCCCATGCGCTACACACACTCTATCGCGACCATCTGGTGCGCGGCCCGTATCGCCATCAGACCCGCCCGGTTCTCGCCAATAACTGGGAATCGACCTACTTCGATTTCAATGAGGAGAAATTGCTGCGCTTTGCGCACAACGCCAAAGCGCTGGGCGTGGAGCTGCTGATGCTCGACGACGGCTGGTTTGGCGAGCGCAATGGAGATACGTCGTCGCTCGGCGACTGGTTTGTGAACCGGCAGAAATTCCCCAACGGCCTGCGCCCGCTGATCGACCAGGTTCATGCCCTGGAGATGAAATTCGGACTGTGGTTTGAGCCGGAAATGGTGTCCCGGCGCAGCAAGCTGTTTGCGAAGCACCCGGACTGGATCCTCAATGCGGGCGATCAGCCGCTGTCCGAAGGACGGAACCAGTACATCCTGGATCTGGGCCGCCCGGAGGTGCGAGACAATATTCTTGAACAGCTGAGCACTTTTCTCGCCAGCCATCCCGTGGATTACATCAAGTGGGATATGAACCGCAACATGACCGAAGTCGGCTCGTCGACAGCGCGGGCCGCACAGCAGCAGGAGACGGCGCATCGTTACATGCTGGGCCTGTACGCCCTGCTCGAGGCGCTGACCACCCGCTTCCCGCACATTCTGTTCGAGTGCTGCGCGGGCGGCGGCGGGCGGTTCGATCCGGGGATGCTGTTTTACATGCCGCAGGCCTGGGTTAGCGACAATACGGATGCCGCCTCGCGGGTGCATATCCAGTACGCCACCAGCATGCTCTACCCGCCGGTTATGCAGTGCGCCCATGTTTCCGAAGTGCCTAACCATCAGATGGGGCGCTCCACCAGCATGGAGATGCGCGGGGCCGTCGCCATGAGCGGGAACTACGGTCTGATGCTCGACCTGATGCACAGCAACGCCGAGCGCGACGCCGCCGTGCGCCAGCAGATCGATTTCTACAAAAAGCACCGCGAACTGCTGCAGTTCGGCACCTTCTGGCGACTTATTTCGCCCTGGGAAAACCCGGATTTTGCCGCCTGGATGTTCGTCTCCCCCGATCGCAGCGAAGCCCTGCTGATGGCCTTCTCACTGGTGAGCCGCGCCTCGGCCCCCCTGCGCAAAATCCGCCTCGCCGGGCTGGACCCTGATGCGCAGTACAAACTGGACGATTGGCTTCTGGGCGGAGATGAGCTGATGTATCGCGGGATCTTCGTCGACCCGCCGCTTAGCCGGGATTACGTCAGCCGCATCTGGCACTTAAGGCGTCAGCCTTAA
- a CDS encoding OprD family outer membrane porin, whose translation MHFLRPTALLAALFMSLPTLTFSAPAKAEGFVDDSHLTGGIYYSQRYRDKRDMTVGSEDYGHYVEDLHHATFNANLDFVSGYAADLIGLDVAGFAAANLATGSAAHPNEISLSSANQRWGEDWSGDKGGFNLYKAALKMKYDDYWMRAGYIQPSGQTLLAVHWGFVPGAYQGAEIGGNWDFGEHGALSSSYLWSDKYKAPWYTEMYEFRAADNTTKIDYVHSLGLRYDFKNKLVLEASMAQAADFMDQYFGKVSYSFPVAGNDLRVSYQFYGAKDKVGDNTIAAYGSVNDEYDGLAWLQGITLGYTLDTLDFRLEAQTVKADGNQGFFLQRITPAYASSNGRLDIWWDAASDFDANGETSAFAGVTYDLKNYDLPGWAIGAGYAYGWNGKPCTTCTVDGKLADQSQRIDESAWTFNIAHTVQTGRLKGTLFNLHYINYDNHGSNPNYSGGYNNMFQDEIDIKFNVIAPFTIF comes from the coding sequence ATGCACTTTTTGCGCCCTACTGCGCTGCTTGCCGCCCTGTTTATGAGCTTGCCCACACTGACCTTTTCAGCCCCCGCGAAAGCGGAGGGATTTGTTGATGATTCCCATCTCACCGGCGGGATTTACTATTCCCAGCGCTATCGCGATAAGCGCGACATGACCGTCGGCAGCGAGGATTACGGGCATTACGTGGAAGATCTCCACCATGCCACCTTTAACGCCAATCTCGATTTCGTCTCCGGGTATGCGGCGGATCTGATTGGCCTCGACGTGGCCGGTTTTGCCGCCGCCAACCTCGCCACCGGCAGTGCGGCGCATCCGAACGAAATCAGCCTGAGCTCGGCCAATCAGCGCTGGGGCGAGGACTGGTCCGGCGATAAGGGCGGTTTCAACCTCTATAAAGCGGCCCTGAAAATGAAGTATGACGATTACTGGATGCGCGCGGGCTACATCCAGCCGTCCGGCCAGACGCTGCTCGCCGTGCACTGGGGCTTTGTGCCCGGTGCCTATCAGGGGGCGGAGATTGGCGGTAACTGGGACTTTGGCGAGCACGGCGCGCTGTCGAGTTCTTACCTGTGGTCGGATAAATACAAAGCCCCGTGGTACACGGAGATGTACGAGTTCCGGGCAGCGGATAACACCACCAAAATTGATTACGTTCACTCCCTCGGCCTGCGTTACGACTTTAAAAACAAGCTGGTGCTGGAGGCCTCGATGGCTCAGGCGGCGGATTTTATGGATCAGTATTTCGGCAAAGTATCGTACAGCTTCCCGGTGGCCGGAAATGACCTTCGCGTCAGCTATCAGTTCTACGGCGCTAAGGACAAAGTGGGCGATAACACCATCGCCGCCTACGGTTCGGTCAACGATGAGTACGACGGCCTGGCCTGGCTGCAGGGCATCACCCTCGGTTACACCCTGGATACGCTGGATTTTCGCCTCGAAGCCCAGACCGTAAAAGCAGACGGCAATCAGGGCTTCTTCCTGCAACGTATCACTCCGGCCTATGCGAGCTCTAACGGACGACTGGATATCTGGTGGGATGCGGCCTCTGACTTTGATGCCAACGGGGAAACTTCGGCCTTCGCCGGAGTGACCTATGACCTGAAAAATTACGATCTGCCCGGCTGGGCGATTGGCGCGGGCTACGCCTACGGCTGGAACGGTAAACCCTGCACCACCTGTACCGTCGACGGCAAACTGGCCGATCAGAGCCAGCGCATCGATGAATCCGCCTGGACATTCAATATCGCCCACACGGTGCAGACCGGCCGCCTGAAAGGCACGCTGTTTAATCTGCACTACATCAACTACGACAACCATGGCAGTAACCCCAACTACAGCGGCGGTTACAACAACATGTTCCAGGACGAAATCGATATCAAATTTAACGTGATTGCGCCGTTCACGATCTTTTAA
- a CDS encoding MFS transporter codes for MELAQVNEQKSVNKDNFASDRVSWSTAISYGMGSFGANVMYAFIAIYLMLYYTDSFGIKAAAVGLLFLIARLVDGATDIALGILVDNTHTKMGKFRPWILVGSILVSLTTVACFLSPNLSEAGKLVYAYSTYILWSICFAIIDIPYWSLSAAITQNPTERTKVITIPRTIATFGFLSVSASTLWLVKYVGSWWAVAIIYSVVFLVCMLITFFGVKEKHTVPRKERQSFKGFWTLLKQHRPLRLLLIGMFLLEMIGVIRGTFQLYFFIYNLNAEMMLGVFLTVSMIAQVLGAVVSPFISAKIGKKNTAIYSSAVMALACMLLFFFQSNIIMIFIVGALAPFCGGIGQISLYSMVADCVEYGEWRSGNRSEGMVFSLNIFKTKLSGAIGGAIGGFMLSWAGYIPHQVQASETAMWIGLLFTLIPGVLTLLSLVPLARYEITEKRFYEILSDIHQRNAASSVEVKA; via the coding sequence ATGGAATTAGCACAAGTCAATGAACAAAAGAGCGTGAATAAGGATAATTTCGCGAGCGACAGAGTCTCCTGGAGCACCGCTATTTCATACGGAATGGGAAGCTTTGGGGCAAATGTGATGTATGCCTTCATTGCTATCTACCTGATGCTGTATTACACCGACAGTTTTGGCATCAAAGCCGCGGCGGTGGGATTATTGTTTTTAATCGCTCGTCTTGTGGATGGCGCGACGGATATCGCCCTCGGTATTCTGGTGGATAATACCCACACAAAAATGGGGAAATTCCGCCCGTGGATTTTGGTCGGCAGTATTCTGGTTTCCCTGACCACCGTCGCCTGTTTTCTCAGTCCGAATCTTTCTGAGGCGGGAAAGCTGGTCTACGCCTACTCGACCTATATTTTGTGGAGTATCTGTTTCGCGATTATCGATATTCCTTACTGGTCGCTCTCTGCCGCCATCACGCAGAACCCCACCGAGCGCACCAAAGTGATTACTATCCCCAGAACCATTGCCACCTTTGGCTTTCTCTCCGTCAGCGCCTCGACGCTGTGGCTGGTGAAGTATGTCGGAAGCTGGTGGGCGGTCGCCATTATTTACAGCGTGGTGTTTCTGGTTTGCATGCTGATCACCTTTTTTGGCGTCAAAGAAAAGCATACGGTGCCGCGCAAAGAGCGACAGAGTTTTAAAGGATTCTGGACGCTGTTAAAGCAGCACCGCCCGCTGCGGTTATTACTAATCGGGATGTTCTTATTAGAGATGATTGGCGTGATCCGCGGGACCTTTCAGCTTTACTTCTTTATCTATAATTTAAATGCCGAAATGATGTTAGGGGTTTTCCTGACGGTCTCAATGATTGCGCAGGTTTTAGGTGCCGTCGTTTCTCCGTTTATTTCTGCCAAAATAGGCAAAAAGAATACCGCTATTTACAGCAGCGCGGTCATGGCTTTGGCCTGTATGCTGTTATTCTTTTTCCAGTCAAATATCATAATGATTTTTATCGTCGGTGCCTTAGCGCCCTTCTGCGGCGGAATTGGACAAATCTCCCTCTATTCTATGGTCGCAGATTGTGTGGAATACGGCGAATGGCGCAGCGGTAACCGCTCGGAAGGCATGGTCTTTTCTCTCAATATTTTTAAAACCAAACTCTCCGGAGCCATTGGCGGCGCAATCGGCGGATTTATGCTGTCGTGGGCTGGATATATTCCGCATCAGGTTCAGGCGAGCGAAACCGCCATGTGGATTGGCCTGTTATTTACCCTTATTCCGGGCGTATTAACCCTGTTAAGTCTGGTCCCGCTGGCCCGCTACGAAATTACGGAAAAACGCTTCTACGAAATTCTGAGCGATATCCATCAACGTAACGCCGCGTCCTCAGTCGAGGTGAAAGCATGA